The Paraburkholderia sprentiae WSM5005 genomic interval AGCTGATCAGCTAGGCTTTCACGCCTATTACTTCAACGATGAGATCTATCATTACGATATTTGGAACGTGATGGCTCAAGCTGCCGTCCGGACAAAAAATATACGGCTCGTGGCTGTCACCAATGTCGTGGTGCAGGATCCTGTCTATCTGGCGCAGCGGTTGCTCACTGTCGACATGGTGTCGAATGGGCGCGCCGAAGCCCTCTATTCGATCGGCAGCGTGCCGATGCTGAAGCAATTCGGTGTCGATATGGAGCAACTCAAGCCGATCGGTAGGCTTCGCGAGGCCCAGAAAGTGCTTCGCCAGTTTCTGGATACTTCGGAAATTACGTTCGAGGGGAAATACTATAAGTACACCGGGATCTCGACTTCAGCTCACAAGATTCAAGATCAAATTCCGCTGACGATGGGCGGTATTAAGGGTCCCAAGACCTTCGAAGTCGCTGCCGAGATCTCACATGGGCTGATGACCGGCATTCTCTATTCCCGCGAAGCGCTGCGCTACGCCGCCGACCACTTCAAGATCGGCGCCGCGAATGCCGGCCGCGACTGGAAAAGTCTGAGTCTCGGTGCAGGCATCATTGGCACCATCGGAACCGACGGCGACGCAGCGAGAAATGCCGCGCGCAAAATCGGCGCATTCTATCTTCCCGCCCTCGGCGACGAGGCCGCGATAAAACATGGCATCGACCCCCAGCGGCTTATTCCGATCCGGGAGGCGTTCCACCGCGGCGACGTCAAGGCCGCGATCGAGATGACCCCGAACGATATCGCGGATTCGCAGATTCTCGCCACCGGAACGCCGGACGAAGTGGTCAATCAATTGCGCGTGGTAGAGGAGGAAGGCTATAACCACATCTGCATCGACATTATTGATGCCAGCAGCGTCAAGAACATGACCGGCTTCGATGTGGATGGTATCCCGGATGCGGCGGGTCAACTCCGCCTTCTTCACGAAAAAGTGCGACCGGCATTCTCGTAGAGAAAGTGCCAAGGTGGCATCAAAACAAAGGATCGTCGGCGGAATCTGTGGGTGATTTGAGGCAATTCCGTGTCCGCCGTCACGTTTGTTGACGCGCAGCATGGCTGCGCAGTTGGGCAGTGGGGCAGTGGGGCGTGATTCTCGCGACTAGCGACGGCGGTGAGACCTGGCAGAAGCAGCGCATGGACATTTCGGTGGGCCAGCCGCTGTTTCCGGTGCACTTCACGAACGAGAAGGACGGGATCACGGTGGGCCTGTGGTCGCTGATGCTCGCAACGCATGACGGGGGGCGACGTGGACAAAGGTGACCGTGCCGAAACCGCCAGGCAGCACTCGTGCGGATCGCAATCTGTATCACATTTTTGCGGATCGCCAAGGAGCGCTGTGTTTTCACTCGGAGCAGGGGATGGTGCTCAAGTCGACAGATAGCGGCGCCAACTGGACATATCTGGCGACAGGCGGCAAAGGCACTCTGTCGGCCGGCGTGGCGATGCCGGATGGACGTATCGTCGTCGGCGGACCACTCGGCAGCCTGTTCGAAAGCACCGATGGCGGGACGACGTGGTCGCCCGTGACCACAGGCACGAAAAGCTCGATTACAGATCTCGTTGTAAACGGTAATGAACTAATGGGCGTCGGGCTCGACGGGATGGTGATGAAGCAGAGAGTGGGTGCCGCAGCGTTCGAGGTTTCTCAACGCCCGGATCGCGCGACGCCGACCGCGGCCCTCTTGGGCGCGGGCGGAAATCTGATTCTGTTTCCCCACGAAGCGTGCTGCGGACGCCGTAAGAAAGGGAATTAAAAACTTAGTATCAGGAATACTAACTATATGACTCGAGCGTTTTTAGATGTGGTACTGTCGAGTCGGGGCGAATTGTGCATGCTGAGCGTTGTCCGGACCACGTCCAACGGCTGCACGATGTGCTTCGTGTTTGCTTTTTTGTTGTCTGTCGTTCGTGCATTGCACGGTACTTCCGTTCCTTCCATCTACTTAGAGGAGTTCAACCATGTGGACCAAGCCCGCATTTACCGATCTGCGTCTCGGCTTTGAAGTCACGATGTACATTTCGAACCGTTGATCCGTAGCATCGAAGGTTGCGAGAGCCCCGCTATGCCGGGGCTTTCCTCTGATTCACGCAGTGCGCAGTTTCTGGGCAAGCATGCATATTCAAATTCTCGGCTCCGCGGCAGGCGGCGGCTTTCCTCAATGGAACTGCAATTGCGTGAATTGCGCGGGCTTTCGTGAAGGCCGCATACGCGCCTCTGCGCGTACCCAGTCGTCGATCGCTATTTCGGACGAAGGCGTGGAATGGGTACTGTGCAATGCATCGCCAGACATCCGTGCACAGCTGTCAGGCTTCCCGCCGATGCAGCCGGGCCGCGCGCCGCGCGATACAGGCATCGGCGCTATCGTGCTGATGGACAGCCAGGTCGATCATACGACCGGCCTGCTAAGCCTGCGTGAAGGCTGCCCACATGAGGTCTGGTGCACTGACACCGTTCACGAGGATCTGAGCACTGGTTTTCCGCTCTTTCCAATGCTCTCGCACTGGAACGGCGGCCTATGCTGGAACCCGATCGTCTCGGGCACGGCATTCGTCGTTCCCGTATGCCCCAACCTGCGCTTCATGCCGTTTGCGCTACGCAGTGCGGCCCCGCCGTTTTCGCCGCATCGCAACGACCCGCATCCGGGCGACAACATCGGCCTCGTGATCGAGGACTTGCGCACAGGCGGCAAGCTGTTCTATGCGCCCGGACTTGGCGAGGTGGACGACGCCCTGCTCGGCCGCATGCGTGGTACCGATTGCCTGCTGATCGATGGCACGCTCTGGACCGACGACGAAATGCGGGGCTGCGGCGTGGGCGCACGCACGGGCCGCGAGATGGGACATCTCGCGCAAATCGGCGCCGGTGGCATGCTTGAGGTGCTCGATCAGTTTCCACACGTGCGCAAGGTTCTCACGCACATCAACAACACGAATCCGATTCTTGACGAAGACTCGCCCGAGCGCGCGGAACTCGTACGACGCAACGTGGAAGTCGCTTTCGACGGCATGAGCATCGTGCTATAGATATTTGCTGCACACGCGTGCGGCGTGTTACCAGGCTGCCGCAATTCTGTCGCAAAGCCACAGGAGAGATTCATGACAAAATCCGCCCTCACAACCGAACAGTTCGAACGGGCCCTGCGCGCGAAAGGCACTTACTATCACATTCACCATCCTTATCACGTGGCCATGTACGAAGGTCGCGCGACCCGGGAGCAAATCCAAGGGTGGGTGGCGAACCGCTTCTACTATCAGGTCAATATTCCTGCGAAAGACGCGGCGATTCTCGCCAATTGTCCCGACCGCGAAGTGCGCCGGTTGTGGATCCAGCGTCTACTCGACCACGACGGCGCGCCGGGCGAAGATGGCGGTATCGAGGCATGGCTCCATCTGGGGAAGGCCGTCGGGCTCGATCCCGACCAGTTGCGCGCGCAGGAGCTGGTGTTGCCCGGCGTGCGCTTCGCGGTGGACGCCTATGTCAACTTCGCACGGCGTGCGAACTGGCACGAAGCGGCCAGCAGTTCGCTCACGGAACTGTTTGCACCGCAGATTCACCAGTCGCGCCTCGACACCTGGCCCCAGCACTACCCGTGGATCGATCCACGCGGCTACGAATATTTCCGCTCGCGACTGAGCCAGGCGCGGCGCGACGTCGAGCACGGCCTGCAAATCACGCTGCAGCATTACACGACCTTTGAAAGCCAGCAGCGCATGCTCGAAATCCTTCAGTTCAAACTCGACATTCTCTGGACCATGCTCGACGCGATGTCGATGGCCTACGAACTCGGCCGCCCACCTTATCATACGGTGACAGACAAACGTGCCTGGCACAAAGGAATTGCACTGTGACGTTTCACCGCAAATTAACGCCAGCTTGGCGGCGGGGCTACCGCTTTCAGTTTGAAATCGCCCAGAATGCCTACGTGGTGCTCTATCCCGAGGGCATGATCAAGCTGAATGAAAGCGCAGGCGCGATTGGTGGACTAATCGACGGTGCGCGCAGCATAGCCGCCATCATCGACCATCTGAGCATACAGTATCCCGGCGCGCTGGAGCTTGGCGAGGATGTTGAACAGTTCATGTTGGTCGCGCGCGACAAGCACTGGATCGATCTTGTCTGACGATCACACCACGCACACCGACTTGCATGCATCCACAGGGGCGGCCGATAAAACCAAGATCGGGCTGCCGCTCTGGCTCCTCGCAGAACTCACGTACCGCTGCCCGCTTCAGTGTCCGTACTGCTCAAATCCCATCGATTTTGCGCGACAAGGCGAGGAACTTACCACGGAGCAATGGATTCGCGTGATGACCGAGGCGCGTGCGATGGGAGCGGCGCAGATTGGCTTTTCGGGCGGCGAACCACTTGTGCGCAGCGATATCGCGCAATTGATCGGTGAGGCGCGCAGGCTCGGCTACTACACGAACCTGATTACGTCAGGCATCGGCCTGACCGAGCAGAAGGTCGCCGATCTCCAGCACGCCGGACTTGATCACATACAGATCAGCTTCCAAGCGAGCGACGAAGATATGAATAACATGCTCGCGGGTTCGGGCAAAGCGTACGCTCATAAGCTCGCGATGGCACGGGCAGTGAAGGCGCACGGTTATCCGATGGTGCTGAACTTCGTCATGCACCGTTACAACATCGATGACGTCGGCCGCATTATCGAGATGTGCATCGCGCTCGAGGCGGATTTCGTCGAACTCGCCACATGCCAGTTCTATGGTTGGGCCAAACTCAACAGTGCGCTACTGCTGCCCACACGCGCTCAGCTCGAAAAGGCTGAGCGCATCACCAACGAGTACCGAACGAAGATGGAGGCGATCGGCAGTCCGTGCAAGCTCATTTTCGTGACGCCTGATTACTACGAGGAACGCCCTAAGCCATGCATGGCCGGTTGGGGCGCTATCTTTCTCCTCGTCACGCCCGACGGCACCGCATTGCCGTGCCACAGCGCTCGGCAGTTGCCGATCGAGTTTCCGAACGTGCGCGTTCACGATTTGCGCCACATTTGGTACGACTCGTTCGGCTTTAACCGCTTTCGCGGCGACAGGTGGATGCCTGAGCCATGCCGTTCCTGCGAGGAAAAGGAAAAGGACTTCGGCGGCTGTCGCTGCCAAGCCTTCATGCTGACTGGCGACGCAGCCAACGCTGACCCCGTATGCGGGAAGTCGCCTGAGCACCGTATCATAGTGCAAGTCCGCAACG includes:
- a CDS encoding LLM class flavin-dependent oxidoreductase — its product is MLWSVQLPGSHPIEKQLELIELADQLGFHAYYFNDEIYHYDIWNVMAQAAVRTKNIRLVAVTNVVVQDPVYLAQRLLTVDMVSNGRAEALYSIGSVPMLKQFGVDMEQLKPIGRLREAQKVLRQFLDTSEITFEGKYYKYTGISTSAHKIQDQIPLTMGGIKGPKTFEVAAEISHGLMTGILYSREALRYAADHFKIGAANAGRDWKSLSLGAGIIGTIGTDGDAARNAARKIGAFYLPALGDEAAIKHGIDPQRLIPIREAFHRGDVKAAIEMTPNDIADSQILATGTPDEVVNQLRVVEEEGYNHICIDIIDASSVKNMTGFDVDGIPDAAGQLRLLHEKVRPAFS
- the pqqA gene encoding pyrroloquinoline quinone precursor peptide PqqA produces the protein MWTKPAFTDLRLGFEVTMYISNR
- the pqqB gene encoding pyrroloquinoline quinone biosynthesis protein PqqB gives rise to the protein MHIQILGSAAGGGFPQWNCNCVNCAGFREGRIRASARTQSSIAISDEGVEWVLCNASPDIRAQLSGFPPMQPGRAPRDTGIGAIVLMDSQVDHTTGLLSLREGCPHEVWCTDTVHEDLSTGFPLFPMLSHWNGGLCWNPIVSGTAFVVPVCPNLRFMPFALRSAAPPFSPHRNDPHPGDNIGLVIEDLRTGGKLFYAPGLGEVDDALLGRMRGTDCLLIDGTLWTDDEMRGCGVGARTGREMGHLAQIGAGGMLEVLDQFPHVRKVLTHINNTNPILDEDSPERAELVRRNVEVAFDGMSIVL
- the pqqC gene encoding pyrroloquinoline-quinone synthase PqqC: MTKSALTTEQFERALRAKGTYYHIHHPYHVAMYEGRATREQIQGWVANRFYYQVNIPAKDAAILANCPDREVRRLWIQRLLDHDGAPGEDGGIEAWLHLGKAVGLDPDQLRAQELVLPGVRFAVDAYVNFARRANWHEAASSSLTELFAPQIHQSRLDTWPQHYPWIDPRGYEYFRSRLSQARRDVEHGLQITLQHYTTFESQQRMLEILQFKLDILWTMLDAMSMAYELGRPPYHTVTDKRAWHKGIAL
- the pqqD gene encoding pyrroloquinoline quinone biosynthesis peptide chaperone PqqD; translation: MTFHRKLTPAWRRGYRFQFEIAQNAYVVLYPEGMIKLNESAGAIGGLIDGARSIAAIIDHLSIQYPGALELGEDVEQFMLVARDKHWIDLV
- the pqqE gene encoding pyrroloquinoline quinone biosynthesis protein PqqE, whose translation is MLNSSCWSRATSTGSILSDDHTTHTDLHASTGAADKTKIGLPLWLLAELTYRCPLQCPYCSNPIDFARQGEELTTEQWIRVMTEARAMGAAQIGFSGGEPLVRSDIAQLIGEARRLGYYTNLITSGIGLTEQKVADLQHAGLDHIQISFQASDEDMNNMLAGSGKAYAHKLAMARAVKAHGYPMVLNFVMHRYNIDDVGRIIEMCIALEADFVELATCQFYGWAKLNSALLLPTRAQLEKAERITNEYRTKMEAIGSPCKLIFVTPDYYEERPKPCMAGWGAIFLLVTPDGTALPCHSARQLPIEFPNVRVHDLRHIWYDSFGFNRFRGDRWMPEPCRSCEEKEKDFGGCRCQAFMLTGDAANADPVCGKSPEHRIIVQVRNESSKPVQPINRLIFRNDRNSRKLDKS